From a region of the Odontesthes bonariensis isolate fOdoBon6 chromosome 2, fOdoBon6.hap1, whole genome shotgun sequence genome:
- the LOC142387941 gene encoding tripartite motif-containing protein 16-like, with the protein MAKKMVKLDLESFSCSICLDVLKEPVTIPCGHSYCMNCIKGYWNGKNKKGIHICPQCMNTFTPRPILEKSTMLADLVEQLKKTGLQAAPADLCYAGAEDVACDFCSGRKLKAIKSCLFCLASYCEEHLQPHYDVAPFKKHKLVEPSKKLQENICSVHDEVMKMFCRTDQKSICYLCPVDEHKGHNTVSAAAERTERQRELEGSRQQIQQRIQDREKDVKLLQQEVEAINESADKTVEHSEKIFTELIHLLQKRSSDVKQQIRSQQEAEVSRVKELQEKLEQEITELKRKDAELKQLSHTEDHSQFLLNYPSVSALSESTHSPSINIRPLRHFEDVTAAVSELRDKLQDILREEWTNSSLTVTAVDLLLSEPEPEPKSRADFLKYSCEITLDPNTANTYLLLSEGNRKVTLMTQPQSYSSHPDRFRDRFQVLSRESLTGRCYWEVEMRGGGADVAVAYKNISRAGDEGGFGFNDKSWALDCYKNQYEFWYNNMKTSISGPQSSIGVYLDHRAGVLSFYSVSETMTLLHRVQTTFTQPLYAGVYVYDTGDTAEFCELKETES; encoded by the exons ATGGCAAAGAAAATGGTTAAACTGGACCTGGAAAGCTTCTCTTGTTCGATCTGTCTGGATGTGCTGAAGGagccggtgactattccctgtggacacagctactgcatgaaCTGTATTAAAGGCTACTGGAATGGAAAGAATAAGAAGGGAATTCACATCTGCCCTCAATGCATGAATACTTTCACACCAAGACCTATTCTGGAGAAaagcaccatgttagctgatttagtggagcagctgaagaagactggactccaagctgctcctgctgatctctgctatgctggagctgaagatgtggcctgtgatttctgctctggaagaaagctgaaagccatcaagtcctgtttattctgtctggcctcttactgtgaggaacaccttcagcctcattatgatgtggctccattcaagaaacacaagctggtggagccctccaagaagctccaggagaacatctgctctgttcatgatgaggtgatgaagatgttctgccgtactgatcagaagtctatctgttatctctgccctgtggatgaacataaaggccacaacacagtgtcagctgcagcagaaaggactgagaggcagagagagctggaggggagtcgacaacagatccagcagagaatccaggacagagagaaagatgtgaagctgcttcagcaagaggtggaggccatcaatgagtctgctgataaaacagtggaGCACAGTGAGAAGATCTTCACTGAGCTGATCcatctcctccagaaaagaagctctgatgtgaagcagcagatcagatcccagcaggaagctgaagtgagtcgagtcaaagagcttcaggagaagctggagcaggagatcactgagctgaagaggaaagatgctgagctgaagcagctctcacacacagaggatcacagccagtttctacTCAACTACCCCTCAGTGTCAGCACTCAGTGAGTCTACACACTCACCCAGCATCAatatccgtcctctgaggcactttgaggatgtgacagcagctgtgtcagagctcagagataaactacaggacatcctgagagaggaatggacaAACAGCTCACTGACAGTCACTGCTGTGGATCTTTTactgtcagaaccagaaccagaaccaaagagcagagctgacttcttaaaatattcatgtgaaatcacactggatccaaacacagcaaacacatatctgttactgtcagaggggaacagaaaagtgacattaatgACACAACCTCAGTCTTACTCtagtcatccagacagattcagagatcggtttcaggtcctgagcagagagagtctgactggacgttgttactgggaggtggagatgagagggggaggagctgatgtagcagtcgcatacaagaacatcagcagagcaggggaTGAAGGTGGATttggatttaatgacaaatcttgggcattaGATTGTTACAAAAACCAGTATGAATTTTGGTACAACAACATgaaaacctccatctcaggtcctcagtcctccataggagtgtacctggatcacagagcaggtgttctgtccttctacagcgtctctgaaaccatgactctcctccacagagtccagaccacattcactcagccgctctatGCTGGAGTTTATGTTTATGATACTGGAGATACAGCTGAGTTTTGTGAA TTGAAAGAAACAGAGTCGTAA
- the LOC142387948 gene encoding tripartite motif-containing protein 16-like, producing MEEIAKKMVKLDLESFSCSICLDVLKEPVTIPCGHSYCMDCIKGYWNGKNKKGIHSCPQCMNTFTPRPILEKSTMLADLVEQLKKTGLQAAPADHCYAGAEDVACDFCSGRKLKAITSCLFCLASYCEEHLQPHYDVAPFKKHKLVEPSKKLQENICSVHDEVMKMFCRTDQKSICYLCSVDEHKGHDTVSAAAERTERQRELEGSRQQIQQRIQDREKDVKLLQQEVEAINQSADKTVEHSQKIFTELIRLIQKRSSDVKQQIRSQQEAEVSRVKELQEKLEQEITELKRKDAELKQLSHTEDHSQFLHSCPSVSALSESTDSPSINIRPLRHFEDVTAAVSELRDKLQDILREEWTNSSMRVTDVDVLLSEPEPKSRADFLKYSCEITLDPNTANTYLLLSEGNRKVTLMTQPQSYSSHPDRFRDRFQVLSRESLTGRCYWEVEMRGGGADVAVAYKNISRAGDEGGFGFNDKSWALDCYKNQNECWYNNMGTSISGPQSSRVGVYLDHRAGVLSFYSVSETMTLLHRVQTTFTQPLYAGVRFWESGATAELCKVK from the coding sequence ATGGAGGAAATAGCAAAGAAAATGGTTAAACTGGACCTGGAAAGCTTCTCTTGTTCGATCTGTCTGGATGTGCTGAAGGagccggtgactattccctgtggacacagctactgcatggACTGTATTAAAGGCTACTGGAATGGAAAGAATAAGAAGGGAATTCACAGCTGCCCTCAATGCATGAATACTTTCACACCAAGACCTATTCTGGAGAAaagcaccatgttagctgatttagtggagcagctgaagaagactggactccaagctgctcctgctgatcactgctatgctggagctgaagatgtggcctgtgatttctgctctggaAGAAAGCTGAAAGCCATCACGTCCTGTTTATTCtgtctggcctcttactgtgaggaacaccttcagcctcattatgatgtggctccattcaagaaacacaagctggtggagccctccaagaagctccaggagaacatctgctctgttcatgatgaggtgatgaagatgttctgccgtactgatcagaagtctatctgttatctctgctctgtggatgaacataaaggccacgacacagtgtcagctgcagcagaaaggactgagaggcagagagagctggaggggagtcgacaacagatccagcagagaatccaggacagagagaaagatgtgaagctgcttcagcaggaggtggaggccatcaatcagtctgctgataaaacagtggagcacagccagaagatcttcactgagctgatccgtctcatccagaaaagaagctctgatgtgaagcagcagatcagatcccagcaggaagctgaagtgagtcgagtcaaagagcttcaggagaagctggagcaggagatcactgagctgaagaggaaagatgctgagctgaagcagctctcacacacagaggatcacagccagtttctgcacagctgcccctcagtgTCAGCACTCAGTGAGTCTACAGACTCACCCAGCATCAatatccgtcctctgaggcactttgaggatgtgacagcagctgtgtcagagctcagagataaactacaggacatcctgagagaggaatggacaAACAGCTCAATGAGAGTCACTgatgtggatgttttactgtcagaaccagaaccaaagagcagagctgacttcttgaaatattcatgtgaaatcacactggatccaaacacagcaaacacatatctgttactgtcagaggggaacagaaaagtgacattaatgACACAACCTCAGTCTTACTCtagtcatccagacagattcagagatcggtttcaggtcctgagcagagagagtctgactggacgttgttactgggaggtggagatgagagggggaggagctgatgtagcagtcgcatacaagaacatcagcagagcaggggaTGAAGGTGGATttggatttaatgacaaatcttgggcattaGATTGTTACAAAAACCAGAATGAATGTTGGTACAACAACATGGgaacctccatctcaggtcctcagtcctccagagtaggagtgtacctggatcacagagcaggtgttctgtccttctacagcgtctctgaaaccatgactctcctccacagagtccagaccacattcactcagccgctctacGCTGGAGTTAGATTTTGGGAATCTGGAGCCACAGCTGAGTtgtgtaaagtgaaataa
- the LOC142400637 gene encoding tripartite motif-containing protein 16-like — protein MANKMVKLDLESFSCSICLDVLKEPVTIPCGHSYCMNCIKGYWNGKNKKGIHSCPQCMNTFTPRPILEKSTMLADLVEQLKKTGLQAAPADHCYAGAEDVACDFCSGRKLKAITSCLFCLASYCKKHLQPHYDVAPFRKHKLVEPSKKLQENICSVHDEVMKMFCRTDQKSICYLCSVDEHKGHDTVSAAAERTERQRELEGSRQQIQQRIQDREKDVKLLQQEVEAINQSADKTEEHSQKIFTELIRLIQKRSSDVKQQIRSQQEAEGSRVKELQEKLEQEITELKRKDAELKQLSHTEDHSQFLHSCPSVSALSESTHSPSINIRPLRHFEDVTAAVSELRDKLQDILREEWTNSSMRVTDVDLLLPEPEPEPEPKSRADFLKYSCEITLDPNTANTYLLLSEGNRKVTLMTQPQSYSSHPDRFRDRFQVLSRESLTGRCYWEVEMRGGGADVAVAYKNISRAGDEGGFGFNDKSWALDCYKNQNEFWYNNMETSISGPQSSRVGVYLDHRAGVLSFYSVSETMTLLHRVQTTFTQPLHAGVRFWESGATAELCKVK, from the coding sequence ATGGCAAATAAAATGGTTAAACTGGACCTGGAAAGCTTCTCTTGTTCGATCTGTCTGGATGTGCTGAAGGagccggtgactattccctgtggacacagctactgcatgaaCTGTATTAAAGGCTACTGGAATGGAAAGAATAAGAAGGGAATTCACAGCTGCCCTCAATGCATGAATACTTTCACACCAAGACCTATTCTGGAGAAaagcaccatgttagctgatttagtggagcagctgaagaagactggactccaagctgctcctgctgatcactgctatgctggagctgaagatgtggcctgtgatttctgctctggaAGAAAGCTGAAAGCCATCACGTCCTGTTTATTCtgtctggcctcttactgtaagaaacaccttcagcctcattatgatgtggctccattcaggaaacacaagctggtggagccctccaagaagctccaggagaacatctgctctgttcatgatgaggtgatgaagatgttctgccgtactgatcagaagtctatctgttatctctgctctgtggatgaacataaaggccacgacacagtgtcagctgcagcagaaaggactgagaggcagagagagctggaggggagtcgacaacagatccagcagagaatccaggacagagagaaagatgtgaagctgcttcagcaggaggtggaggccatcaatcagtctgctgataaaacagaggagcacagccagaagatcttcactgagctgatccgtctcatccagaaaagaagctctgatgtgaagcagcagatcagatcccagcaggaagctgaagggagtcgagtcaaagagcttcaggagaagctggagcaggagatcactgagctgaagaggaaagatgctgagctgaagcagctctcacacacagaggatcacagccagtttctgcacagctgcccctcagtgtcagcactcagtgagtctacacactcacccagcatcaatatccgtcctctgaggcactttgaggatgtgacagcagctgtgtcagagctcagagataaactacaggacatcctgagagaggaatggacaAACAGCTCAATGAGAGTCACTGATGTGGATCTTTTActgccagaaccagaaccagaaccagaaccaaagagcagagctgacttcttaaaatattcatgtgaaatcacactggatccaaacacagcaaacacatatctgttactgtcagaggggaacagaaaagtgacattaatgACACAACCTCAGTCTTACTCtagtcatccagacagattcagagatcggtttcaggtcctgagcagagagagtctgactggacgttgttactgggaggtggagatgagagggggaggagctgatgtagcagtcgcatacaagaacatcagcagagcaggggaTGAAGGTGGATttggatttaatgacaaatcttgggcattaGATTGTTACAAAAACCAGAATGAATTTTGGTACAACAACATggaaacctccatctcaggtcctcagtcctccagagtaggagtgtacctggatcacagagcaggtgttctgtccttctacagcgtctctgaaaccatgactctcctccacagagtccagaccacattcactcagccgctccaCGCTGGAGTTAGATTTTGGGAATCTGGAGCCACAGCTGAGTtgtgtaaagtgaaataa